Proteins found in one Leptospira bouyouniensis genomic segment:
- a CDS encoding acyl-CoA thioesterase, whose protein sequence is MKVIHTAEIPVLWSHLDANGHVNNGVYQSYFDEARMQALESIGFSIREMRENLVGPVVLKAELTYHKPLGHPDVVRIETGFRDMTAVRGTVVQTMFRSSDGVLVCEANFSAIFFDFAKKRPWKIPKQYFDNLAVV, encoded by the coding sequence ATGAAAGTCATACATACTGCCGAAATTCCTGTCCTTTGGAGCCACTTAGATGCGAATGGACATGTTAATAATGGTGTTTACCAATCGTATTTTGATGAAGCTAGGATGCAGGCTTTGGAATCGATTGGATTTTCAATCCGCGAAATGAGAGAAAATTTGGTTGGCCCAGTTGTTTTAAAAGCGGAGCTAACGTACCACAAACCTTTAGGACACCCAGATGTGGTACGGATTGAAACGGGTTTCCGGGATATGACGGCCGTTAGAGGAACTGTTGTACAAACAATGTTCCGAAGTTCTGATGGAGTTTTGGTATGTGAGGCAAATTTTTCTGCGATCTTTTTTGATTTTGCAAAAAAAAGACCATGGAAAATTCCTAAACAGTATTTTGACAACCTAGCAGTTGTTTGA
- a CDS encoding LA_0364 family Cys-rich lipoprotein translates to MKGFRFFLIGFLLFSCGAPFSFRSACYERNKCSTIEGACFLRNDSFYRISTGASEYSNADLAAIVGSCIGLEKVCRKNCESGTIF, encoded by the coding sequence ATGAAAGGTTTTCGTTTTTTCCTAATTGGATTTTTACTTTTTAGTTGTGGGGCACCTTTTTCATTTCGTTCTGCTTGTTACGAAAGGAACAAATGTTCCACTATTGAAGGAGCATGTTTCTTACGTAACGATTCATTTTATAGAATTTCAACAGGTGCATCAGAATATAGTAACGCAGATTTGGCAGCGATCGTTGGAAGTTGTATTGGGCTTGAAAAGGTATGCCGAAAAAATTGTGAAAGTGGAACTATTTTTTAA
- a CDS encoding TetR/AcrR family transcriptional regulator: protein MKTSPKVRILGIAKNRFYRQGYYHTGINQIIKESETAKASFYDHFPSKQSLGVEVIRAYGVDVLVWFREILRKSPTPKAFISEMKKAILQQIHSDDSYYQGCPIAIFSCQFPVGEQPFSDEFRLIVSRWESIFVVRIQKWKKENLILNSTDEIALARDLINLYEGSLMNWRISRNEEYITRVFIQMQERLELQFKK from the coding sequence ATGAAAACGTCTCCGAAAGTTAGGATTCTAGGAATCGCCAAAAATCGGTTTTACCGACAAGGGTATTACCATACGGGGATCAACCAAATCATCAAAGAGTCGGAGACAGCAAAGGCAAGTTTTTATGACCACTTCCCCTCCAAACAAAGTTTAGGTGTAGAAGTGATCCGAGCGTATGGCGTGGATGTGCTTGTTTGGTTTCGTGAAATCCTTCGAAAGTCCCCTACACCGAAAGCTTTCATTTCTGAAATGAAAAAAGCAATCTTACAACAAATCCACTCAGATGATTCTTATTACCAAGGTTGTCCCATTGCTATTTTTTCATGTCAATTCCCAGTCGGGGAACAGCCGTTTAGTGATGAGTTTAGACTAATTGTATCTCGTTGGGAATCCATCTTTGTTGTCCGCATTCAAAAATGGAAAAAAGAAAATCTAATTCTAAATTCCACAGATGAAATCGCATTGGCAAGAGATTTAATCAATTTATATGAAGGCTCTTTAATGAACTGGAGAATCTCAAGAAATGAAGAGTATATCACCCGAGTGTTTATCCAAATGCAGGAAAGGTTAGAACTTCAATTTAAAAAATAG
- a CDS encoding fibronectin type III domain-containing protein, translating to MFQNTKQKLALGTLFAILCLIIVSFQSKPITGKTETKSSLKKTGLTPDPFALYQSIPPYASELTYSDLPSSVDLSPDFPTPMDQGTGKDNVGYTVGYGLISYLEAQKKGIRNLSSIGPSSANGQKVLYSANFIYNQLNSGKDQAVSLLDALVLATSRGSVPIEFMNESGTGLRVRPKANIVEIGRKARLNRIFKIEPHDLVSVKLALTEKKPVLIGYLVYENFLDPKPESIFQHGNGEVLGAQSLVILGFNDKKKAFRVWNTWGNQWGDQGYLWISYESFPKYTKSIYVADSFEENQLLSESKLMHALDSLEFGEHNLFPPKEVYASRGDFSDRIRISWSSEKRAIGYEVYRKRKIDTKYQLVGLSKQPYFDDFGVQKNTAYHYRVASLDENYLSKPSIDSNDGYASEPTKTAGILPVTNLRASVAPTNDRIVLEWDYQTIPTTYIVYKWNAMARIFRFLGKTDKNTYTDLKASRNGDNEIYQVVPERNQLEGEASYYVSAHLDPSEVLKPRPQHFTASKGLYPGVTVLQWEGSPSATAYHIFRKSNGNWKRIAKTTELQFKDEDTSGKESFYAVTSEFEGEMFSLPSEPDVGYASLVAGRSLSLKAPTLNVTENRKLSEFWFSWNAIPKVTSYKILMRKKNEEEWSLVKETSDTNFKLQNLAKNQFYFFVIQSVQKGIGESLYSVPVTAVLSETVQDVKKVKTFGESAIQKFIGPWTAMYWDGKNKVKPVRLTIEAEDVEGNIIMKWNENEIFRGRNIIDSDSIEEKGKWKIKLSPSYESLSGEFEDKGLVPEKSQLSFIRE from the coding sequence ATGTTTCAGAATACAAAACAAAAGTTAGCCCTTGGTACATTGTTTGCTATATTATGCCTAATTATTGTTAGTTTTCAATCGAAACCGATCACAGGAAAAACAGAAACAAAATCCTCACTTAAAAAAACAGGTTTAACTCCGGATCCTTTTGCATTGTACCAAAGTATCCCTCCCTATGCTTCCGAACTTACATATTCTGATTTGCCTTCAAGTGTAGATTTAAGTCCCGATTTTCCAACTCCAATGGACCAAGGGACAGGCAAAGATAACGTTGGTTATACGGTCGGATATGGGCTAATTTCGTATTTAGAAGCACAAAAAAAAGGAATCAGAAATTTATCTTCGATTGGACCAAGTTCAGCAAATGGTCAAAAAGTTCTCTACTCCGCCAACTTTATCTACAACCAATTGAATAGTGGAAAAGACCAAGCCGTTTCACTACTTGATGCTTTGGTCCTTGCTACCAGTCGTGGTTCTGTTCCCATAGAATTTATGAATGAGTCTGGTACAGGTTTACGTGTCAGGCCAAAAGCAAATATCGTGGAAATTGGAAGAAAAGCAAGGCTCAATCGTATTTTTAAGATTGAACCACACGACCTCGTTTCCGTAAAATTAGCGTTAACTGAGAAAAAACCAGTTTTAATTGGATACTTGGTGTATGAAAACTTTTTAGATCCGAAACCCGAATCGATTTTTCAACACGGTAACGGAGAAGTGTTAGGTGCCCAATCATTAGTGATACTTGGATTTAATGACAAAAAAAAGGCATTCCGTGTTTGGAATACTTGGGGTAACCAATGGGGAGACCAAGGTTATCTTTGGATTTCTTATGAAAGTTTTCCAAAATACACAAAGTCAATTTATGTAGCAGATTCTTTTGAAGAAAACCAATTACTTTCGGAATCAAAACTCATGCATGCTTTGGATTCATTAGAATTTGGCGAACATAATTTATTCCCTCCGAAGGAAGTATATGCTTCAAGAGGTGACTTTTCCGACAGAATTCGAATTTCTTGGTCGAGTGAAAAACGGGCAATTGGGTATGAAGTGTATAGAAAACGTAAAATTGATACCAAATACCAATTAGTTGGTTTATCCAAACAACCTTACTTCGATGATTTTGGCGTACAAAAAAACACAGCCTACCATTACCGAGTCGCAAGCCTAGACGAAAATTATCTATCGAAACCTTCCATTGACTCAAATGATGGTTATGCATCGGAACCAACAAAAACTGCAGGTATTCTACCAGTCACTAATTTACGTGCATCCGTAGCACCCACAAATGATCGTATTGTATTAGAATGGGATTACCAAACAATCCCTACTACATATATTGTCTATAAATGGAATGCGATGGCACGAATCTTTCGGTTTCTTGGGAAAACAGATAAAAATACCTATACAGACTTAAAGGCAAGTCGTAATGGAGATAATGAAATTTACCAAGTAGTACCTGAAAGAAACCAATTAGAAGGTGAAGCAAGTTATTACGTATCCGCACATCTAGATCCATCAGAAGTTTTAAAACCTAGACCACAACATTTTACTGCTTCCAAAGGACTTTATCCAGGAGTGACCGTCTTACAATGGGAAGGTTCTCCGAGCGCAACAGCTTATCACATCTTTCGCAAATCGAATGGTAATTGGAAACGAATTGCAAAAACGACAGAACTACAATTCAAAGATGAAGATACATCAGGAAAAGAGTCATTTTATGCAGTTACTTCTGAGTTTGAAGGAGAGATGTTTAGCCTTCCTTCAGAACCAGATGTTGGGTATGCATCCCTTGTCGCTGGTCGGTCTCTCAGCCTAAAAGCACCGACACTTAATGTTACCGAAAATCGAAAATTAAGCGAATTTTGGTTTAGTTGGAATGCGATACCTAAAGTAACCTCTTATAAAATTTTGATGAGAAAAAAGAATGAAGAAGAATGGAGTTTGGTCAAAGAAACTTCAGATACTAATTTTAAATTACAAAACTTAGCAAAAAATCAGTTTTATTTTTTCGTTATCCAATCGGTACAAAAAGGAATTGGTGAAAGTTTATATTCAGTCCCTGTGACTGCCGTTTTATCTGAAACGGTTCAAGATGTAAAAAAGGTAAAAACGTTTGGTGAATCCGCCATACAAAAGTTTATCGGTCCTTGGACCGCTATGTATTGGGATGGAAAAAACAAGGTAAAACCTGTTCGTTTGACCATTGAAGCTGAGGATGTGGAAGGAAACATCATCATGAAATGGAATGAAAACGAAATCTTTAGAGGTAGAAACATCATTGATTCTGACTCCATCGAAGAAAAAGGAAAATGGAAAATCAAACTTTCACCCAGTTATGAATCATTATCGGGTGAATTTGAAGACAAAGGTTTGGTTCCTGAAAAAAGCCAATTGTCTTTTATACGTGAATAA
- a CDS encoding UTP--glucose-1-phosphate uridylyltransferase: MEKETSDQLIRETMKNAGLSDSFIADFILKVDAVRNGETGFVRWEEVGDLDPKTDEISLEEIHTSYPLDRSLLSKLVVIKLNGGLGTSMGLDKAKSLIPIKGNLSFLSVMAKQIEYLRRKYGIDVPLLFMDSYNTQEDSQKELKQSGFKQSLRSSFLQHKVPRLVSKTFAPIRSKVEKDNWCPPGHGDIYFTMMEEGILDELLSKGYEIAFLSNGDNLGATVDPQIVSYLLKENIHFAMEMTPKTLADKKGGAIYRKLVDGKMVQYELLETAQVPKEHEHEFSGLGKFRTFSTNNLWINLAALKERFNQGNFSLSLIVNPKQVDGQEVIQLETAMGSAVGNFSKFKGIIIPRDRFAPVKKTEDYLIRRSDAYILNEDFSLTMANERKEKGLGEVLISLDEKHYKKIQQFDALFVSLPSLLYCEELVVEGEVLFDVPVTIKGKVKFQNQSGSLKKISSLAKTEFENQIVSL, from the coding sequence ATGGAGAAAGAAACCTCTGACCAATTGATCCGCGAAACTATGAAAAATGCCGGACTGTCGGATTCGTTTATTGCAGATTTTATTCTAAAAGTAGATGCAGTACGGAATGGCGAAACAGGCTTTGTTCGTTGGGAGGAAGTAGGGGATTTGGATCCAAAAACCGATGAAATTTCTCTCGAAGAAATTCATACTTCTTACCCGCTTGATCGGTCTCTCCTTTCCAAATTGGTTGTCATCAAACTGAATGGTGGACTTGGGACCAGCATGGGTCTGGATAAAGCCAAATCATTAATTCCTATCAAAGGGAATTTGTCGTTTCTCTCCGTTATGGCAAAACAAATCGAATACCTGCGTCGTAAGTATGGGATCGACGTTCCCCTCCTTTTTATGGATTCTTACAATACCCAAGAAGATTCCCAAAAAGAATTGAAACAAAGCGGATTTAAACAGTCGTTACGTTCTAGTTTTTTACAACACAAAGTCCCAAGGCTTGTTTCTAAAACTTTCGCACCCATTCGCTCAAAAGTGGAAAAAGACAATTGGTGTCCACCTGGGCATGGTGATATTTATTTCACCATGATGGAAGAAGGGATATTAGATGAACTTCTATCAAAAGGATATGAAATTGCTTTCCTTTCCAATGGAGATAATTTAGGGGCAACGGTTGACCCGCAAATTGTTTCTTATTTATTAAAAGAAAACATCCATTTTGCCATGGAGATGACGCCAAAAACTCTCGCTGATAAAAAAGGGGGAGCCATTTATCGCAAGTTAGTTGATGGTAAAATGGTTCAGTATGAACTTTTAGAAACTGCTCAAGTTCCGAAAGAACACGAACATGAATTTAGTGGACTTGGGAAATTTAGAACCTTTTCTACAAATAATCTTTGGATTAATTTGGCAGCATTAAAAGAAAGATTTAACCAAGGCAATTTTTCGCTTTCTCTTATCGTTAATCCAAAACAAGTCGATGGACAAGAGGTCATCCAACTCGAAACAGCAATGGGAAGTGCAGTTGGTAATTTTTCCAAGTTCAAAGGCATCATCATCCCTAGGGATCGATTTGCTCCTGTCAAAAAAACAGAAGATTATTTGATCCGTCGTTCTGATGCGTATATATTAAATGAAGATTTTTCCCTTACCATGGCAAATGAAAGAAAGGAAAAAGGTCTCGGTGAGGTCTTGATCTCACTAGATGAAAAACATTATAAAAAAATCCAACAATTTGATGCATTGTTCGTATCCTTACCTTCTTTGTTGTATTGCGAAGAATTGGTTGTCGAAGGAGAGGTATTATTTGATGTACCTGTTACCATCAAAGGGAAAGTGAAATTCCAGAACCAATCGGGAAGTCTGAAAAAAATATCTTCTTTAGCAAAAACAGAATTTGAAAATCAAATCGTTTCTTTATGA